In Salinibacterium sp. ZJ70, one DNA window encodes the following:
- a CDS encoding PP2C family serine/threonine-protein phosphatase translates to MEILEDLAIGPATVSLRHAGFTHVGSVRSSNEDSFLAAAPFWVVADGMGGHADGDRASQAAIAAFAAARLMGPAQPSDVLGAVRAASTAVQSLQRGAISGTTLTGVALVDLPGGGPHWMTFNVGDSRTYIWDGSTLTQQSVDHSAVQELLDAGVIDAAAAARHPQRNLVTRALGADPDVEADIWLLPLRGHQMFLVCSDGLTKELDDAEIARIIGFHEERVADGDLSLTLPERLVGAAVAAGGRDNVTVVIVESELRDDRLDPEETLDRDPRLLEDTIPRA, encoded by the coding sequence TTGGAGATTCTGGAGGATCTCGCGATCGGCCCGGCCACCGTGTCGCTGCGACACGCGGGGTTCACGCATGTCGGCTCCGTCCGGTCCTCCAATGAGGACAGCTTCCTCGCGGCGGCCCCGTTCTGGGTCGTCGCCGACGGGATGGGCGGGCACGCCGACGGGGACCGCGCGAGCCAGGCGGCGATCGCGGCGTTCGCGGCGGCCAGGCTCATGGGGCCCGCGCAGCCGAGCGACGTGCTGGGAGCCGTGCGTGCGGCGAGCACGGCCGTTCAGAGCCTGCAGCGGGGCGCGATCTCAGGGACGACCCTGACGGGGGTGGCGCTCGTCGATCTGCCGGGCGGCGGCCCCCATTGGATGACGTTCAACGTGGGCGACTCGCGCACCTACATCTGGGACGGCTCGACTCTCACCCAGCAGAGCGTCGACCATTCGGCGGTGCAGGAGCTTCTCGACGCGGGTGTCATCGATGCCGCCGCGGCCGCCCGCCACCCGCAGCGCAACCTCGTCACCCGCGCGCTCGGCGCGGATCCGGATGTCGAGGCGGATATCTGGCTGCTGCCCCTGCGCGGGCACCAGATGTTCCTCGTGTGCAGCGACGGCCTCACCAAGGAGCTCGACGACGCGGAGATCGCGCGCATCATCGGATTCCATGAGGAGCGTGTCGCCGACGGCGACCTGAGTCTCACCTTGCCGGAGCGTCTCGTGGGGGCCGCCGTCGCCGCCGGGGGGCGCGATAACGTAACGGTGGTCATCGTCGAGTCGGAGCTCCGCGATGATCGTCTTGACCCGGAGGAGACGTTGGATCGCGACCCGCGTCTTCTCGAAGACACGATTCCGAGGGCATGA
- a CDS encoding FHA domain-containing protein, translated as MSDRMPGFFEPSQPVLRPPWLQDDDAAGLVDTHTRLVGRGVPPRDPSEPVFFPGGAMPDVESGWVLLLADGTRLPVDRAIVIGRKPFDVEGFPGARLVTVVDRDKTVSKNHALFLPYDGGMFVLDLSSTNGVAVVANRRRTKVASTEFSPVPDGAVVELGSYLLGVDQVV; from the coding sequence ATGAGTGACCGGATGCCTGGCTTCTTCGAACCCTCGCAGCCTGTCCTGCGCCCGCCGTGGCTTCAGGATGATGACGCTGCGGGGCTCGTCGACACGCACACACGCCTCGTCGGCCGCGGCGTGCCGCCTCGTGACCCGTCGGAGCCGGTGTTCTTCCCGGGTGGGGCGATGCCGGATGTCGAGTCGGGCTGGGTGCTGCTTCTCGCCGATGGCACGCGCCTCCCTGTCGATCGTGCGATCGTCATCGGGCGCAAGCCCTTCGACGTCGAGGGCTTCCCGGGCGCGCGACTGGTGACGGTCGTCGACCGCGACAAGACGGTGTCGAAGAACCATGCGCTCTTCCTGCCGTACGACGGCGGGATGTTCGTGCTCGATCTGAGCTCCACGAACGGCGTCGCGGTGGTCGCGAATCGTCGGCGCACGAAGGTCGCCTCGACCGAGTTCTCGCCGGTTCCGGACGGCGCGGTCGTCGAGCTCGGCTCCTACCTGCTGGGCGTCGACCAGGTCGTCTGA
- a CDS encoding TerC family protein, which yields MQLALPIWFEVGTYVVLAIILAFDLFIAFKRPHVPSTRESALWIAFYVFLALIFAGLMFVLGDAEHGGQFIAGWLTEYSLSIDNLFVFLLIMSRFSVPRKYQQEMLMIGIILALLFRGIFILIGAVIIEQWSWVFYLFGAFLVYTAIQQARTGAEDEVETESRLISWVRKRVRITDDFDGAKIRTVIDGRKVFTPVLIVIVALGTTDVLFALDSIPAIFGITQSPFIVFTANVFALMGLRQLYFLLGDLVDKLEYLKYGIAFILGFIGVKLVLHAMHENELPFINGGQHIEWAPEISTWTSLIVIVAAMIVAVVASLIKMKVSPNAVESAPEAAESADDGERA from the coding sequence GTGCAGCTCGCACTCCCCATCTGGTTCGAAGTGGGCACGTACGTCGTGCTCGCGATCATCCTCGCGTTCGACCTGTTCATCGCCTTCAAGCGGCCCCACGTGCCGTCGACGCGCGAATCGGCGCTCTGGATCGCGTTCTACGTGTTCCTCGCCCTGATCTTCGCGGGCCTCATGTTCGTGCTCGGCGACGCCGAGCACGGCGGCCAGTTCATCGCCGGATGGCTCACCGAGTACAGCCTGTCGATCGACAACCTGTTCGTGTTCCTGCTGATCATGTCGCGCTTCTCGGTGCCTCGGAAGTACCAGCAGGAGATGCTCATGATCGGCATCATCCTCGCGCTGCTGTTCCGCGGCATCTTCATTCTCATCGGCGCGGTCATCATCGAGCAGTGGAGCTGGGTCTTCTACCTCTTCGGCGCGTTCCTCGTGTACACGGCGATCCAGCAGGCCCGCACGGGCGCCGAGGACGAGGTCGAGACCGAGAGCCGCCTCATCAGCTGGGTGCGCAAGCGCGTGCGCATCACCGACGACTTCGACGGCGCGAAGATCCGCACAGTCATCGACGGCCGCAAGGTGTTCACGCCCGTGCTCATCGTGATCGTCGCCCTGGGCACGACGGATGTGCTGTTCGCGCTCGACTCGATCCCCGCGATCTTCGGCATCACGCAGAGCCCGTTCATCGTGTTCACGGCGAACGTGTTCGCGCTCATGGGTCTGCGCCAGCTCTACTTCCTGCTGGGCGACCTCGTCGACAAGCTCGAGTACCTGAAGTACGGCATCGCGTTCATCCTGGGGTTCATCGGCGTGAAGCTCGTGCTGCACGCGATGCACGAGAACGAGCTGCCGTTCATCAACGGCGGTCAGCACATCGAGTGGGCCCCCGAGATCAGCACATGGACCTCGCTCATCGTCATCGTCGCCGCGATGATCGTCGCGGTGGTCGCGAGCCTCATCAAGATGAAGGTCTCGCCGAACGCCGTGGAGAGTGCCCCGGAGGCAGCGGAATCCGCCGACGACGGCGAGCGCGCTTGA
- a CDS encoding TIGR00645 family protein produces the protein MSEPTLIENSRVFRQAPWTGTVGYLIFFSRWLQAPLYLGLIVAQVIYVIVFMVELWHLGEEAIGHWPHVDEATIMLGVLGLIDVVMIANLLIMVIIGGYETFVSRINVDGHPDQPEWLSHVNANVLKVKLAMAIIGISSIHLLKTFIGVGNLGATNRPDETTGELYTWDGVFWQVMIHLTFIVSAIALALIDKWSVSTQALLRASGGDHGAKAETAAAPH, from the coding sequence ATGAGCGAGCCCACCCTCATTGAGAACTCCCGCGTCTTCCGCCAAGCCCCCTGGACCGGCACCGTCGGCTACCTGATCTTCTTCAGCCGGTGGCTGCAGGCGCCCCTGTACCTCGGGCTCATCGTGGCGCAGGTGATCTACGTGATCGTCTTCATGGTCGAGCTGTGGCACCTCGGCGAGGAGGCCATCGGGCATTGGCCGCACGTGGACGAGGCGACGATCATGCTCGGCGTGCTCGGCCTCATCGATGTCGTGATGATCGCGAACCTGCTCATCATGGTGATCATCGGCGGCTACGAGACCTTCGTGTCTCGCATCAACGTGGACGGGCATCCGGATCAGCCCGAATGGCTGAGCCACGTGAACGCGAACGTTCTCAAGGTGAAGCTCGCGATGGCGATCATCGGCATCTCATCGATCCACCTGCTGAAGACGTTCATCGGCGTCGGCAACCTGGGCGCCACGAACCGTCCCGACGAGACGACGGGCGAGCTCTACACGTGGGACGGCGTCTTCTGGCAGGTGATGATCCACCTGACCTTCATCGTGTCGGCGATCGCCCTCGCGCTCATCGACAAGTGGTCGGTCTCGACGCAGGCGCTGCTGCGCGCCTCCGGCGGGGACCACGGCGCGAAGGCCGAGACCGCCGCAGCCCCGCACTGA
- a CDS encoding SOS response-associated peptidase encodes MCGRFANDAETNDLIEEFVAAGGDYRDWRPQYSIAPTEVIPIVRERISPDGEVVRMLTPAEWDFHPPFLTKTTRPQFNARIETVATNGLWKTAFANTRCIVPMRGYFEWTGDKGDKQPHFIHGEQPILGAAGLATARKEGGDWIVSTAIITRQAQDAAGEVHDRMPAFLTRDVYDEWLRPEKLSDDAEKEHMLAVLAASSDVVARTLVSVDVDRRVNNSRAIDPADPTLIEPLG; translated from the coding sequence ATGTGCGGACGATTCGCGAACGATGCCGAGACGAACGACCTGATCGAGGAATTCGTCGCCGCCGGCGGCGATTATCGCGATTGGCGTCCGCAGTATTCGATCGCGCCCACCGAGGTCATCCCCATCGTGCGCGAACGCATTTCCCCCGACGGCGAAGTCGTGAGAATGCTGACCCCTGCGGAATGGGATTTCCATCCGCCATTCCTCACCAAGACGACGCGACCGCAATTCAACGCACGCATTGAGACCGTCGCCACCAATGGTCTCTGGAAAACGGCATTCGCGAACACCCGCTGCATCGTGCCGATGCGGGGCTACTTCGAGTGGACGGGCGACAAGGGCGACAAACAGCCGCACTTCATCCACGGCGAGCAGCCGATCCTCGGGGCGGCGGGCCTCGCGACCGCGCGCAAGGAGGGCGGCGACTGGATCGTCTCGACGGCGATCATCACCCGGCAGGCGCAGGATGCCGCTGGCGAGGTGCATGACCGCATGCCCGCCTTCCTCACGCGCGATGTCTATGACGAGTGGCTGCGGCCCGAGAAGCTCTCCGACGACGCCGAGAAGGAGCACATGCTCGCAGTGCTGGCCGCATCATCCGACGTGGTCGCACGCACCCTCGTGTCCGTCGACGTCGACCGCCGCGTCAACAACTCGCGCGCCATCGATCCCGCCGACCCGACCCTCATCGAGCCGCTCGGCTGA
- a CDS encoding Lsr2 family protein — protein MATKTITVFTDDIDGTELPAGSRSTRFSIDGVEYEIDLSADNRQALSAALEPFIAAGRRTGASGSRSSAPRARSSKKSDADRLSAIRSWAQSNGYTVGDRGRIKAEIVDAYDAAH, from the coding sequence ATGGCCACTAAGACTATTACCGTTTTCACTGACGACATCGACGGAACCGAATTGCCTGCGGGTTCGCGCAGCACGCGGTTCAGCATCGATGGTGTCGAATATGAGATCGACCTGTCGGCTGATAACCGTCAGGCGCTTTCAGCCGCACTCGAGCCGTTCATCGCAGCTGGCCGCCGCACGGGGGCCTCGGGTTCGCGCTCGTCAGCGCCGCGCGCACGCAGCTCGAAGAAGTCCGATGCCGACCGCCTCTCCGCGATCCGCAGCTGGGCGCAGAGCAACGGCTACACCGTCGGAGACCGCGGCCGCATCAAGGCTGAGATCGTCGACGCGTACGACGCCGCCCACTGA